The Microtus ochrogaster isolate Prairie Vole_2 unplaced genomic scaffold, MicOch1.0 UNK74, whole genome shotgun sequence region TTCACTCCTGCCTCACAGGTGTCGTGCTTCCGGGAAGAAAGGGATGTATTGGTGAAAGGGGACCGGCGCTGGATCACGCAGCTGCACTTTGCCTTCCAGGATGAGAACTACCTGGTGAGCTCTGGGCCTGGGTGACCAGGAAGGAGTGACAGATACACCACCTCAAGTCAAGAAAGCTGAAGTAGGGAGTGCAGCCATAGGCCGGGGGTGGGTAGGAATATgtctcaggaagaagagggaccTTTCACGAGAAAAGAGGTGATGTCTGGTTTGGCCTTGGTTCGGATCTCTGGGGCACTCTATCACAGTGGAGGGCTCTATGCTTGGGGATGGGGTGTCTCAGGGAGTCTTGGGGGCAACCAACCCCCTGTGACACGCCTGCTCCCAGTACCTGGTCATGGAATACTACGTGGGCGGGGACCTGCTAACGCTGCTGAGCAAGTTTGGGGAGCGGATCCCCGCCGAGATGGCGCGCTTCTACCTGGCCGAGATTGTCATGGCCATAGACTCGGTGCACCGGCTGGGCTACGTGCACAGGTGGGCGTGGCAGGGCCCTTGGAGGGTTAGCAGAGTTTGTGTGGGAAGGAAGGGTACTTTGAGGTCAGATCCCATTGGGGGCAGGAATGGGGTCTAGAATTGTAGAATCCCTGCTGGGGTGGAACTGGACCGAGCCTGATGGGACCCAGGAGTGCAGTCTTTCAAGCACCTCCTTCCTTGTCTGTGCACAGGGACATCAAACCAGATAACATTTTGCTGGACCGGTGTGGGCACATCCGTCTGGCCGACTTTGGCTCCTGCCTCAAACTCCAGCCTGATGGAAAGGTATGATGGGAAGAGCCTGGTGAAATTCTCCCCACCAGTTAGGGAGCAGAAGGTGCAGGAGGTGGGGTTGGGTTGGAGACCTGAAGAGTGGAGCTTGGGTAAGGGCTGGGCTGGATGTGGAGCAAGAAAGGAGCTTTACTGGGGACATCCTGTGCTCCAGATTGTACAGTCAGGGGAAGGGCTTAAGCATTCAGGTCTGGTTGGCACAGGTGAGGTCGCTGGTGGCTGTGGGCACCCCGGACTACCTGTCTCCTGAGATTCTGCAGGCTGTTGGCGGAGGGCCTGGGGCAGGTAGCTACGGGCCTGAGTGTGACTGGTGGGCGCTGGGCGTGTTCGCCTATGAGATGTTCTACGGGCAGACACCCTTCTACGCCGACTCCACGGCTGAGACATATGCCAAGATTGTTCATTACAAGGTGAGCATGGGAGCCATGCAGGGTGccgggcatgatggcacatgctcccaggctttttttttaaaaagatatttatataagtatgtataaGTTTAagttgcctgtatgtctgtgcactatgtaaGTGCTCACGAAAGTCAGAGGGCATGTGGTCCCCTGGAAGTAGAGACAGacttgtgtgctgccatgtgggtgccgggacaTAGAACCGTGATATCTCTGCtgaaacagccagtgctcttgcccAATGAGGCAGCTCTTCAACCCAGGACTGACTcgcttttctctgctttctgaacaggaacacctgtctctgcctctggcagACACGGGTGTCCCTGAGGAAGCTCAAGATCTCATTCGGGGACTGCTGTGCCCTGCGGAGATAAGGCTAGGCCGAGGTGGGGCAGGTGATTTCCAGAAGCACCCTTTCTTCTGTGGCCTTGATTGGGAGGTTCTCCGAGACAGTGTACCCCCCTTTACACCAGACTTCGAGGGTGCCACGGACACTTGCAACTTTGATGTGGTAGAGGACCGGCTCACTGCCATGGTGAGCGGGGGCGGGGTACGTACCTGCAATTCCTGAGTGGTTAAGGGGACTTCCCTAACCCCCTCATAAAATTGGGATGATCAGCTaggtgtgatggcgcacacctttaatcccagggcttcagaagcagaggcaggtagatctctggtggatcaaggccaacatggtctacatcgtgagttccaggccagtcagggctacatagtgagacctcccccttgaaaaataaaacaatggagTGACCACCTTCTTTGGTCCCACATCATTACCTAGAGCACTGCAATGTGCCCACTCAGACTTGAGGACACACAGGTGACCAGTTCTCCAGACAGTGAGGTCTCACTGTTAGCAAGGCTAAGATGGACCCGGCCTGGAAGGTGCTGAAGAGCTTCTTGGAGGAGACTGAGCTGAGGCCCCAAAGGATTCCAAGGGAGGCAGGAGATCCTCTCTCAGGCTAGTGCTCTCTCAGCAGTAGATTCAGCAAGCTCTAGGTCCTGCCGTGGCCCACTGCAGTAGAGAAAAGTGTGGTGTGGGCCGAGGCCCAACAAGAAGCAacaagatagaagagaaaatgatagaAGGGACACCTTAACTCATGGGGTTGGCTTAATGGGGACAGTCATGCTATGATTAGAGAGGGGTGAGGGGCCAACCCTGACAATTGTTGGCCACAGCCCTGCACCTCTTCCATAGGAGACACTATCGGACATGCAGGAGGACATGCCACTTGGGGTCCACCTGCCTTTCGTGGGTTACTCCTACTCTTGCATGGCCCTCAGGTAAGCGTGATTGCCTACtggctatgtgtgtgtgaaggctcaCCTCAGTCAGTCAGTTTGAAACCAAGGTTTCTTAggaactgtcttagttagggtttctgtcgctgtaatgaaacaccatgaccaagtgcaggttggggaggaaagggtttatttggcttccactcCACATTACTgtacatcactgaaggaagtcagggcagaaactcaaatagggcaggaacctggaggcgggagctgttgcagaggccatggagggtgctgcttactggcttgctctaccAGCAATGGGCTGGATCCTCGTCCATCaatgactaattaagaaaatgctctataggcTTGCCTGAAGCTTGATGGTTTTAGGttggtggttttttgagacagggtttctctgagtagccctggctgtcctggaactcactctgtagactaggctgcctttgcctcccaagtgctgagattaaacatatgggccaccactgccaccagcgggcttgaaggcattttcttaattgaggttccctcctctttgATGATGtcagcttgtatcaagttgacataagactagcctcTACAGGAACACATatgtactttgttttgttttgcttttttgagaccagtctctctattatgtagctctggctttcctggccATATGTACTTCAGCATTTCAGTTCAGTTGTATAACCCAAAATCTATTCTCAGCCTTCCAGAATCTTCCAGCTATTGACTTTTATGTTTCTAAGATATGTCATAGGACCCAGGTTCTTAGGAAACAGGCCTGGAATCTGACAGTTTATTTTAAGAACATTAACTTATTGGAGTACATAacaataaaacaacttttaagtttttaaagttttttgtcttcttttctgaggcaggatcttgtTCATACAGCCTAAGCTGGCCTTACAGTGCTATGATTatgggcatgtaccaccatgcctggtcagTAAAGCCTTTTCAAAGCATCCATTCATtatgctaggtgtggtggcacaaacttgtaattccagcacttagagtagaggcaggaggatcagaagttcaagaccattctgggctatatagtgagtctaataccagcctgggctacaagaaacaAAAGATAGACAGCATCCTCTATTGTTAGGCAGGGTGTCTTACCCTGGAACCCCACCAtcaaggaggccagcctgggctatagagtgagaacTTGTCTTGAAATACcagaaataaattcattattGGTTAGGCATGTGGTGGCACACGTGTGGTGTCAGTACTGGGGTAGTGGAGGTAGGAGAGTCACaaggtcaaggccaacctggtacaGTACGGTACATAGTAAGAGCTTGgtctgcaaaacaaaacaaaacaagaaatcagTTATTCAGGTAAGACAGTGCTTCTTGGACTGGGAGCATGGCCCCGTAGAGGAGAGCATCCCCAGCTCTGGggggagtgcttgcctagcacactcAGGTCCTGGGCTTTGACCTCAGCACTGTGGAAAGGATGCATGGTGGGTCACACCTGTCATACAAGCACAGGGAGATCAAAAGTTCACAGTCATCATTAGCTATAgcagcctaagctacatgaactcttgtctcaaaagaaagacaaagatttaaaaagtactaaagataataataaatccttaaaaaaaaaaaaacctattcaggcatggcacatgcctttaatcccaccacccggggaggcagaaatgggcaatcttgagtttgaggccaacatggtctacagagtgagttccaggacagccagggctacgcatagaaaccctatcttaacAACAGAGAGATCTTAACTCTCCTGTATGATTTCCTGGCTTAATCTGCATTGCCACAAAATGACAAATGAATAGGCCACTTCTCAGGAGTAAACTGGGAAGCAGGAGCACTTAGAGGAAGCTTGTACAGGTGATTACCATTGGGCATGTCCCAGACAGGCACAGCTAACTAAGAACagcctatggttttttttttttgtttttttgtttttgtttttttgtttttggtttttcgagacagggtttctctgtggctttggagcctgtcctggaactagctctgtagaccaggctggtctcgaactcacagagatccgcctgcctctgcctcccgagtgctgggattaaaggcgtgcgccaccatcgcccagctcagcCTATGTTTTGATAGCAGCTTCTATCCCACACTGGGTAGAAGAGGATATATAGCCCACCCTCTGTAGAGCCATACTGCTCAGTCAGCCAGCAAGGTAGCCAAGAGGCAGAGGTCCTGTCAGCAGAGGCTTTGTTAAGCAGAGGAGGGGCTGTCAACTAGCTCTGGCAGTTTGCCCTGGTCCTCCTTGAGCCATGGGGTCTTGGAAGCCTGGCCTGCCTACAGGCTAGGGAGCCCCAGATCCCTGTTTGgcagcctcttcctcttctcagagACAATGAGGTCCTGGACCCCACCCCTATGGAACTGGAGGCCCTGCAGTTGCCTGAGGCAGACTTGCAAGTGCTCAACTTGGAGCCACCAGTGTCCCCACCCAATCAAGTGGTGAGTAGACAGAGGAGAGGGCTGAccaagaacctgcagagagaagggcagagcttGCTGGGTGGGTGCACTTGCTGAGCCAAGCGCTGCAGTTTACAGGACATTGCAGTGGCCCCTGGCAGGCTGCTGCTTCAGTAAGACCCAGTAGCATGCCCTAGCTACTCAGGAAGCATCCCAAAGTCAAGGCTTGCTTGTGTTAtgcaatgagaccctgtctaagagTGAAAAATAACAGAGAACTAGGGAATCCGCAGCTCAGAGGTAGATGCTACCCGGGTTGGGTGTGGTGTCCGAAAGCAACACCAACCAGggctggaagggagggagggactgctGATCACCTGGAGGAGGCTGAGTTAGGGGTCCTTATCAGAATGAGGCCAGAGCTCACCAGGTGAGATGCTGTTTCTTAAAGCTACAGGTGGTAGGTGGCcttggaaggaggaggggaggatgtagAGATCAGGCCAGAGGCCTATGGGTAAAGCCAGATTTGTCTGAAGCACTGTGGGATTGGGAGGGACACAAGTTCTGATGACAGCCCTTCAGTGCCCGTGTTGACTGTCCCAGAACCTACTAGGTTACCAAACAGAAGGCCAGGGGAAGGGTGTGCAGGACTGAGCCCAGTGGTGGTCCCAAACTCTATCCCCACCTACAGGCAGAAGTGGCCGGCCCACCAGCTGTCCCTGTAGCAGAGGCTGAGACCGTCGTGACGCTGCGGGAGCTCCAGGAAGCCCTGGAGGAGGAGGTTCTCACCCGGCAGAGCCTGAGCCGCGAGCTGGAAGCCATCCGCACTGCCAACCAGAACTTCTCCAGGTTGGAGTCAGAGTGCGGGGTGCCAGCAACCTTCCCAGTCCTTCACCCTATGGGCTGGCTTACCTTCCTGTTTTCCTGCAGCCAACTGCAGGAGGCCGAAGTCCGGAACCGAGACCTGGAGGCTCACGTTCGGCAGCTTCAAGAGCGGATGGAGATGCTGCAGCCTCCGGGAGCCCCAGGCGAGTCCCTCACACACCCCAGGCCAGGAGGGCACCGGGTGAAGATGGGGGCGTGCTGGGTGTGTGGACACTTGGGACAGGGGAGGGTCCCAGGCTGGGGCACGCCGAGCCACCGCCCTTTTCCGCCCTCCACGCTCCATacacctctcttctccttccagctgtcatgggggtccCCAGTCCCTGGGCCATGGATCCACCTTCCCATGTAAGacccctttcttccccatccccacTCAGATCTGCCCATCTCCCCGTCCACATTAGGGCTCGCTCTCTTTGGGGGCTCTAGAAGGAAGATACCCTTCACTCAGTCTGCCATCTACCAGCTCTCCCTTGTTTCAGGCCCTTTGCCAAATCTTCCCCAAAGGAATTTCCTAGATTCCCGTTCTTGCCTTGACTCCCTATACTGCCTCTTGCCCTGCTGCTGAAGGCAGCCGGCCGGGCTGGGCTCCGATCGGGTCacctgtcccttctctctccagctaGATGGCCCCCCGGCCGTGGCTCTGGGCCAATGCCCGCTGGTGGGGCCAGGCCCCGTGCACCGCCGTCACCTGCTGCTCCCTGCCAGGGTATGTCCCAAGTCCTCCCGTCACGGGCTTTTGCCTCGCTCCGCCCACTGAGTGTCACCACCGCTTTGCTGTGCCCCTGTGGAGCTCGGCCCActgcagggagggagggtgaTCGGGCGGCCAATCAACACAAGCCACTACGAAGTAGCCAATGATGAGTTCTGAAGGGAGCTCAGGCTTGCGAGCAGTCAACTGTAACTGTGGGCTGTGGGGCATCAGGGATGCGCTCAGAGGATTCTTGGCCCATCTATGGGTACAGGCTGGGCTGCTCCCTGGAGCCAGTTGCTAATCCTGCCCTCTTGCCTGCAGGTCCTTAGGTCTGGCCTATCCGAGGCGCGTTGCCTGCTCCTGTTCGCCGTTGCT contains the following coding sequences:
- the Dmpk gene encoding myotonin-protein kinase isoform X4, with translation MRISGDLTEHPNVTWVWASFPLPPFQPYSPVETVLGPQTSQRFWKQNPNQPKGQREEETEGTILASSVLVTFGSSSLHPHPVDPIAARLKEVRLQRDDFEILKVIGRGAFSEVAVVKMKQTGQVYAMKIMNKWDMLKRGEVSCFREERDVLVKGDRRWITQLHFAFQDENYLYLVMEYYVGGDLLTLLSKFGERIPAEMARFYLAEIVMAIDSVHRLGYVHRDIKPDNILLDRCGHIRLADFGSCLKLQPDGKVRSLVAVGTPDYLSPEILQAVGGGPGAGSYGPECDWWALGVFAYEMFYGQTPFYADSTAETYAKIVHYKEHLSLPLADTGVPEEAQDLIRGLLCPAEIRLGRGGAGDFQKHPFFCGLDWEVLRDSVPPFTPDFEGATDTCNFDVVEDRLTAMVSGGGETLSDMQEDMPLGVHLPFVGYSYSCMALRDNEVLDPTPMELEALQLPEADLQVLNLEPPVSPPNQVAEVAGPPAVPVAEAETVVTLRELQEALEEEVLTRQSLSRELEAIRTANQNFSSQLQEAEVRNRDLEAHVRQLQERMEMLQPPGAPAVMGVPSPWAMDPPSHLDGPPAVALGQCPLVGPGPVHRRHLLLPARVLRSGLSEARCLLLFAVALAAAATLGCTGLVAYTPIWCFPGATFAP
- the Dmpk gene encoding myotonin-protein kinase isoform X5 — its product is MRISGDLTEHPNVTWVWASFPLPPFQPYSPVETVLGPQTSQRFWKQNPNQPKGQREEETEGTILASSVLVTFGSSSLHPHPVDPIAARLKEVRLQRDDFEILKVIGRGAFSEVAVVKMKQTGQVYAMKIMNKWDMLKRGEVSCFREERDVLVKGDRRWITQLHFAFQDENYLYLVMEYYVGGDLLTLLSKFGERIPAEMARFYLAEIVMAIDSVHRLGYVHRDIKPDNILLDRCGHIRLADFGSCLKLQPDGKVRSLVAVGTPDYLSPEILQAVGGGPGAGSYGPECDWWALGVFAYEMFYGQTPFYADSTAETYAKIVHYKEHLSLPLADTGVPEEAQDLIRGLLCPAEIRLGRGGAGDFQKHPFFCGLDWEVLRDSVPPFTPDFEGATDTCNFDVVEDRLTAMVSGGGETLSDMQEDMPLGVHLPFVGYSYSCMALRDNEVLDPTPMELEALQLPEADLQVLNLEPPVSPPNQVAEVAGPPAVPVAEAETVVTLRELQEALEEEVLTRQSLSRELEAIRTANQNFSSQLQEAEVRNRDLEAHVRQLQERMEMLQPPGAPDGPPAVALGQCPLVGPGPVHRRHLLLPARVLRSGLSEARCLLLFAVALAAAATLGCTGLVAYTPIWCFPGATFAP
- the Dmpk gene encoding myotonin-protein kinase isoform X3, with product MRISGDLTEHPNVTWVWASFPLPPFQPYSPVETVLGPQTSQRFWKQNPNQPKGQREEETEGTILASSVLVTFGSSSLHPHPVDPIAARLKEVRLQRDDFEILKVIGRGAFSEVAVVKMKQTGQVYAMKIMNKWDMLKRGEVSCFREERDVLVKGDRRWITQLHFAFQDENYLYLVMEYYVGGDLLTLLSKFGERIPAEMARFYLAEIVMAIDSVHRLGYVHRDIKPDNILLDRCGHIRLADFGSCLKLQPDGKVRSLVAVGTPDYLSPEILQAVGGGPGAGSYGPECDWWALGVFAYEMFYGQTPFYADSTAETYAKIVHYKEHLSLPLADTGVPEEAQDLIRGLLCPAEIRLGRGGAGDFQKHPFFCGLDWEVLRDSVPPFTPDFEGATDTCNFDVVEDRLTAMVSGGGETLSDMQEDMPLGVHLPFVGYSYSCMALRDNEVLDPTPMELEALQLPEADLQVLNLEPPVSPPNQVAEVAGPPAVPVAEAETVVTLRELQEALEEEVLTRQSLSRELEAIRTANQNFSSQLQEAEVRNRDLEAHVRQLQERMEMLQPPGAPAVMGVPSPWAMDPPSHMAPRPWLWANARWWGQAPCTAVTCCSLPGSLGLAYPRRVACSCSPLLWLLPPHWAALGWWPIPQSGVSREPPSPPEP
- the Dmpk gene encoding myotonin-protein kinase isoform X7; this translates as MSAEVRLRQLQQLVLDPGFLGLEPLLDLLLGVHQELGASHLAQDKYVADFLQWVDPIAARLKEVRLQRDDFEILKVIGRGAFSEVAVVKMKQTGQVYAMKIMNKWDMLKRGEVSCFREERDVLVKGDRRWITQLHFAFQDENYLYLVMEYYVGGDLLTLLSKFGERIPAEMARFYLAEIVMAIDSVHRLGYVHRDIKPDNILLDRCGHIRLADFGSCLKLQPDGKVRSLVAVGTPDYLSPEILQAVGGGPGAGSYGPECDWWALGVFAYEMFYGQTPFYADSTAETYAKIVHYKEHLSLPLADTGVPEEAQDLIRGLLCPAEIRLGRGGAGDFQKHPFFCGLDWEVLRDSVPPFTPDFEGATDTCNFDVVEDRLTAMETLSDMQEDMPLGVHLPFVGYSYSCMALRDNEVLDPTPMELEALQLPEADLQVLNLEPPVSPPNQVAEVAGPPAVPVAEAETVVTLRELQEALEEEVLTRQSLSRELEAIRTANQNFSSQLQEAEVRNRDLEAHVRQLQERMEMLQPPGAPGESLTHPRPGGHRVKMGACWVCGHLGQGRVPGWGTPSHRPFPPSTLHTPLFSFQLSWGSPVPGPWIHLPIWPPGRGSGPMPAGGARPRAPPSPAAPCQGP
- the Dmpk gene encoding myotonin-protein kinase isoform X9 — protein: MSAEVRLRQLQQLVLDPGFLGLEPLLDLLLGVHQELGASHLAQDKYVADFLQWVDPIAARLKEVRLQRDDFEILKVIGRGAFSEVAVVKMKQTGQVYAMKIMNKWDMLKRGEVSCFREERDVLVKGDRRWITQLHFAFQDENYLYLVMEYYVGGDLLTLLSKFGERIPAEMARFYLAEIVMAIDSVHRLGYVHRDIKPDNILLDRCGHIRLADFGSCLKLQPDGKVRSLVAVGTPDYLSPEILQAVGGGPGAGSYGPECDWWALGVFAYEMFYGQTPFYADSTAETYAKIVHYKEHLSLPLADTGVPEEAQDLIRGLLCPAEIRLGRGGAGDFQKHPFFCGLDWEVLRDSVPPFTPDFEGATDTCNFDVVEDRLTAMETLSDMQEDMPLGVHLPFVGYSYSCMALRDNEVLDPTPMELEALQLPEADLQVLNLEPPVSPPNQVAEVAGPPAVPVAEAETVVTLRELQEALEEEVLTRQSLSRELEAIRTANQNFSSQLQEAEVRNRDLEAHVRQLQERMEMLQPPGAPAVMGVPSPWAMDPPSHMAPRPWLWANARWWGQAPCTAVTCCSLPGSLGLAYPRRVACSCSPLLWLLPPHWAALGWWPIPQSGVSREPPSPPEP
- the Dmpk gene encoding myotonin-protein kinase isoform X2 gives rise to the protein MRISGDLTEHPNVTWVWASFPLPPFQPYSPVETVLGPQTSQRFWKQNPNQPKGQREEETEGTILASSVLVTFGSSSLHPHPVDPIAARLKEVRLQRDDFEILKVIGRGAFSEVAVVKMKQTGQVYAMKIMNKWDMLKRGEVSCFREERDVLVKGDRRWITQLHFAFQDENYLYLVMEYYVGGDLLTLLSKFGERIPAEMARFYLAEIVMAIDSVHRLGYVHRDIKPDNILLDRCGHIRLADFGSCLKLQPDGKVRSLVAVGTPDYLSPEILQAVGGGPGAGSYGPECDWWALGVFAYEMFYGQTPFYADSTAETYAKIVHYKEHLSLPLADTGVPEEAQDLIRGLLCPAEIRLGRGGAGDFQKHPFFCGLDWEVLRDSVPPFTPDFEGATDTCNFDVVEDRLTAMETLSDMQEDMPLGVHLPFVGYSYSCMALRDNEVLDPTPMELEALQLPEADLQVLNLEPPVSPPNQVAEVAGPPAVPVAEAETVVTLRELQEALEEEVLTRQSLSRELEAIRTANQNFSSQLQEAEVRNRDLEAHVRQLQERMEMLQPPGAPGESLTHPRPGGHRVKMGACWVCGHLGQGRVPGWGTPSHRPFPPSTLHTPLFSFQLSWGSPVPGPWIHLPIWPPGRGSGPMPAGGARPRAPPSPAAPCQGP
- the Dmpk gene encoding myotonin-protein kinase isoform X10, whose product is MSAEVRLRQLQQLVLDPGFLGLEPLLDLLLGVHQELGASHLAQDKYVADFLQWVDPIAARLKEVRLQRDDFEILKVIGRGAFSEVAVVKMKQTGQVYAMKIMNKWDMLKRGEVSCFREERDVLVKGDRRWITQLHFAFQDENYLYLVMEYYVGGDLLTLLSKFGERIPAEMARFYLAEIVMAIDSVHRLGYVHRDIKPDNILLDRCGHIRLADFGSCLKLQPDGKVRSLVAVGTPDYLSPEILQAVGGGPGAGSYGPECDWWALGVFAYEMFYGQTPFYADSTAETYAKIVHYKEHLSLPLADTGVPEEAQDLIRGLLCPAEIRLGRGGAGDFQKHPFFCGLDWEVLRDSVPPFTPDFEGATDTCNFDVVEDRLTAMETLSDMQEDMPLGVHLPFVGYSYSCMALRDNEVLDPTPMELEALQLPEADLQVLNLEPPVSPPNQVAEVAGPPAVPVAEAETVVTLRELQEALEEEVLTRQSLSRELEAIRTANQNFSSQLQEAEVRNRDLEAHVRQLQERMEMLQPPGAPAVMGVPSPWAMDPPSHLDGPPAVALGQCPLVGPGPVHRRHLLLPARVLRSGLSEARCLLLFAVALAAAATLGCTGLVAYTPIWCFPGATFAP
- the Dmpk gene encoding myotonin-protein kinase isoform X6; translation: MSAEVRLRQLQQLVLDPGFLGLEPLLDLLLGVHQELGASHLAQDKYVADFLQWVDPIAARLKEVRLQRDDFEILKVIGRGAFSEVAVVKMKQTGQVYAMKIMNKWDMLKRGEVSCFREERDVLVKGDRRWITQLHFAFQDENYLYLVMEYYVGGDLLTLLSKFGERIPAEMARFYLAEIVMAIDSVHRLGYVHRDIKPDNILLDRCGHIRLADFGSCLKLQPDGKVRSLVAVGTPDYLSPEILQAVGGGPGAGSYGPECDWWALGVFAYEMFYGQTPFYADSTAETYAKIVHYKEHLSLPLADTGVPEEAQDLIRGLLCPAEIRLGRGGAGDFQKHPFFCGLDWEVLRDSVPPFTPDFEGATDTCNFDVVEDRLTAMVSGGGETLSDMQEDMPLGVHLPFVGYSYSCMALRDNEVLDPTPMELEALQLPEADLQVLNLEPPVSPPNQVAEVAGPPAVPVAEAETVVTLRELQEALEEEVLTRQSLSRELEAIRTANQNFSSQLQEAEVRNRDLEAHVRQLQERMEMLQPPGAPGESLTHPRPGGHRVKMGACWVCGHLGQGRVPGWGTPSHRPFPPSTLHTPLFSFQLSWGSPVPGPWIHLPIWPPGRGSGPMPAGGARPRAPPSPAAPCQGP
- the Dmpk gene encoding myotonin-protein kinase isoform X1, which translates into the protein MRISGDLTEHPNVTWVWASFPLPPFQPYSPVETVLGPQTSQRFWKQNPNQPKGQREEETEGTILASSVLVTFGSSSLHPHPVDPIAARLKEVRLQRDDFEILKVIGRGAFSEVAVVKMKQTGQVYAMKIMNKWDMLKRGEVSCFREERDVLVKGDRRWITQLHFAFQDENYLYLVMEYYVGGDLLTLLSKFGERIPAEMARFYLAEIVMAIDSVHRLGYVHRDIKPDNILLDRCGHIRLADFGSCLKLQPDGKVRSLVAVGTPDYLSPEILQAVGGGPGAGSYGPECDWWALGVFAYEMFYGQTPFYADSTAETYAKIVHYKEHLSLPLADTGVPEEAQDLIRGLLCPAEIRLGRGGAGDFQKHPFFCGLDWEVLRDSVPPFTPDFEGATDTCNFDVVEDRLTAMVSGGGETLSDMQEDMPLGVHLPFVGYSYSCMALRDNEVLDPTPMELEALQLPEADLQVLNLEPPVSPPNQVAEVAGPPAVPVAEAETVVTLRELQEALEEEVLTRQSLSRELEAIRTANQNFSSQLQEAEVRNRDLEAHVRQLQERMEMLQPPGAPGESLTHPRPGGHRVKMGACWVCGHLGQGRVPGWGTPSHRPFPPSTLHTPLFSFQLSWGSPVPGPWIHLPIWPPGRGSGPMPAGGARPRAPPSPAAPCQGP
- the Dmpk gene encoding myotonin-protein kinase isoform X8, which codes for MSAEVRLRQLQQLVLDPGFLGLEPLLDLLLGVHQELGASHLAQDKYVADFLQWVDPIAARLKEVRLQRDDFEILKVIGRGAFSEVAVVKMKQTGQVYAMKIMNKWDMLKRGEVSCFREERDVLVKGDRRWITQLHFAFQDENYLYLVMEYYVGGDLLTLLSKFGERIPAEMARFYLAEIVMAIDSVHRLGYVHRDIKPDNILLDRCGHIRLADFGSCLKLQPDGKVRSLVAVGTPDYLSPEILQAVGGGPGAGSYGPECDWWALGVFAYEMFYGQTPFYADSTAETYAKIVHYKEHLSLPLADTGVPEEAQDLIRGLLCPAEIRLGRGGAGDFQKHPFFCGLDWEVLRDSVPPFTPDFEGATDTCNFDVVEDRLTAMVSGGGETLSDMQEDMPLGVHLPFVGYSYSCMALRDNEVLDPTPMELEALQLPEADLQVLNLEPPVSPPNQVAEVAGPPAVPVAEAETVVTLRELQEALEEEVLTRQSLSRELEAIRTANQNFSSQLQEAEVRNRDLEAHVRQLQERMEMLQPPGAPAVMGVPSPWAMDPPSHLDGPPAVALGQCPLVGPGPVHRRHLLLPARVLRSGLSEARCLLLFAVALAAAATLGCTGLVAYTPIWCFPGATFAP